From one Treponema denticola genomic stretch:
- a CDS encoding putative PEP-binding protein — MKISNNIHFFNSKETVSKKVDKNLLGIRGRQANEFAELKLPILPGIIIDASVVQDLGDVKIYSEISSYLSKFGSEVKKTYGDADSPLLLKLVISPNMLITSYPTLHNFGLTKDTVIGFQENVGEDFAANEVLFLLNGILTVVLKIEELEKNEQKVKDLEKALHDIKESMKMGKIGLKPGAIMDKYSKFLPKHFFDDCKVQLEESIHLIARLLTLEEDTDHDVALLIQPMVYGNYGKDSYSGSFFSRNIVNGEKKLQGQFFAEKFNEVNAEGKDINSIKPEYLKQFQQIAWQLEDYTKDIRNIRFTIEAGRLWLIEQKSVEAKSTISIVQILLDLYNRKIVDAEYVVRAVKPGQLNEILHPVIDIMSTKGMKSSKGGIAGAPGAAVGRVYFTADSLIEAQRAAKLQGLDTRCILCMPATYAGDVKGIEVSTGVISNEGGYSAHASVVARQYGKISLVRPDMKISGKKAVIEGVTINEGDYITLNVPYYGDSTVYFGEAKLIEPDPETSGLLDFISLAKSFLSGFHVRANADSPRDAQLALDFGAEGIGLCRTEHMFFNEKRINTFREMILAPSEAERKKVLDKLQKVQTEDFYGIFKAMNGKEVTIRLLDAPLHEFLPHNDIELDGFVKYLTAQKKKVSKKDLTAEIEKLSEINPMLGHRGCRIAISYPEIYAMQIRAIFEAAYKLKKEKVDVKPEIMIPLIMNFRELKQIIYGKKIEGHAYLGIDAIAEEVKAAVKGGDLDYKVGTMIELPASALSADEIAKYAQFFSFGTNDLTQTTLGLSRDDFNSFMPDYTMYDLIDGNPFAVLDSRVRDLIEIAIQRGKLTRPDLHLGLCGEHGARPENVRFCMDAGLNYVSCSSYSVPIALLSIAQVELENAEKAGIKLTPKALVSRKASSAAPKSAEKKQATGKKPVKAKSAPAKKPSSAKKKTAKKSK; from the coding sequence ATGAAAATTTCAAACAACATACACTTTTTTAATAGTAAAGAGACTGTCAGTAAAAAAGTTGACAAGAATTTACTTGGTATCCGAGGAAGACAGGCAAACGAATTTGCAGAACTAAAGCTTCCGATCTTACCGGGTATTATAATTGATGCTTCTGTGGTGCAGGATCTAGGCGATGTAAAGATATATTCCGAGATATCTTCCTATTTAAGCAAATTCGGCTCAGAAGTAAAAAAAACATACGGCGATGCCGACTCTCCATTGCTTTTAAAATTAGTTATTTCGCCCAATATGCTTATTACAAGCTATCCCACCCTGCATAACTTCGGTCTTACCAAGGATACTGTGATAGGATTTCAAGAAAATGTAGGTGAAGATTTTGCCGCAAATGAAGTTCTGTTTTTGCTTAATGGAATCTTAACCGTTGTGCTAAAAATCGAAGAATTAGAGAAAAATGAACAGAAAGTTAAAGATTTGGAAAAAGCCTTGCATGATATAAAAGAATCAATGAAAATGGGTAAAATCGGTTTAAAACCCGGTGCCATCATGGATAAATATTCCAAATTCTTACCAAAACACTTTTTTGATGATTGCAAAGTTCAGCTTGAAGAGTCAATCCATCTTATTGCCCGTCTTTTGACCCTTGAAGAAGATACCGACCATGATGTGGCTCTTTTGATTCAGCCCATGGTTTACGGAAACTACGGAAAGGATTCATATTCCGGTTCTTTCTTTAGCCGAAATATTGTAAACGGCGAGAAAAAATTACAAGGTCAGTTCTTTGCCGAAAAATTCAATGAGGTAAATGCCGAAGGTAAAGATATTAACTCAATAAAGCCGGAATATTTAAAACAATTCCAGCAGATTGCATGGCAGCTTGAAGATTATACAAAGGATATCCGCAATATTCGATTTACTATTGAAGCCGGAAGACTTTGGCTTATCGAGCAAAAATCCGTTGAAGCTAAGAGCACAATCTCAATAGTTCAGATTTTGCTCGATTTATATAATCGAAAAATAGTAGATGCCGAATATGTTGTTCGAGCCGTTAAGCCCGGTCAGTTAAACGAGATTTTACATCCCGTAATCGACATCATGAGTACAAAGGGTATGAAGTCATCAAAGGGCGGTATAGCCGGTGCTCCGGGAGCCGCAGTGGGTAGAGTCTATTTTACTGCCGACTCCCTTATTGAAGCTCAAAGAGCAGCAAAGCTTCAGGGACTGGACACAAGATGTATTCTATGTATGCCTGCAACCTATGCAGGAGACGTAAAGGGTATAGAGGTTTCTACAGGTGTTATATCGAACGAAGGCGGCTATTCGGCCCATGCTTCCGTTGTTGCCCGACAGTACGGTAAAATATCTCTTGTACGCCCCGATATGAAGATAAGCGGAAAAAAGGCCGTTATTGAGGGTGTTACTATAAACGAAGGCGATTATATTACGCTCAATGTTCCTTATTACGGCGACTCTACGGTTTATTTCGGTGAAGCAAAACTGATTGAACCAGATCCCGAAACATCAGGCCTTTTGGACTTTATAAGCCTTGCAAAGAGCTTCTTATCAGGCTTCCATGTAAGAGCCAATGCCGACAGTCCCCGTGATGCTCAGCTTGCTTTAGATTTCGGTGCTGAAGGTATAGGCCTTTGCCGAACCGAGCACATGTTCTTTAATGAAAAGAGAATAAACACCTTCCGTGAAATGATTTTAGCTCCAAGCGAAGCTGAAAGAAAAAAGGTGCTTGATAAACTTCAAAAAGTACAAACGGAAGATTTCTACGGAATCTTTAAGGCTATGAACGGCAAAGAGGTTACTATCCGCTTGTTGGATGCTCCTCTCCACGAATTCCTGCCTCATAATGATATTGAGCTTGACGGTTTTGTAAAATATTTGACAGCCCAAAAGAAAAAGGTAAGCAAAAAAGATTTGACTGCGGAAATCGAAAAACTTTCCGAAATCAATCCTATGCTTGGTCACAGAGGATGCCGAATTGCCATAAGCTATCCTGAAATTTATGCTATGCAGATAAGGGCTATTTTTGAAGCCGCATACAAGCTAAAAAAAGAAAAAGTGGATGTAAAACCTGAAATTATGATTCCCCTTATAATGAACTTTAGAGAATTAAAGCAGATTATTTATGGAAAGAAGATTGAAGGTCATGCTTATTTAGGTATCGATGCTATTGCCGAAGAGGTTAAAGCTGCCGTAAAAGGCGGAGACCTTGATTACAAGGTTGGAACCATGATCGAGCTTCCGGCTTCAGCCTTAAGTGCCGATGAAATTGCAAAATATGCACAGTTCTTCTCTTTCGGAACCAACGACCTGACTCAAACAACATTAGGTCTTTCGAGAGATGACTTTAACAGCTTTATGCCGGACTATACCATGTACGACCTTATCGACGGAAACCCCTTTGCCGTGCTTGATAGCCGTGTAAGGGACTTAATCGAAATTGCAATTCAGCGCGGTAAACTTACCCGCCCCGATTTGCACTTAGGTCTTTGCGGTGAACACGGTGCCCGTCCCGAAAACGTACGCTTCTGTATGGATGCCGGATTGAACTATGTTTCATGTTCGTCTTATTCCGTACCTATTGCCCTTCTTTCGATTGCACAAGTTGAGCTGGAGAATGCGGAAAAAGCAGGGATAAAGCTTACACCTAAAGCTCTTGTTTCGCGAAAGGCTTCTTCGGCAGCACCTAAATCGGCTGAAAAGAAGCAGGCAACCGGAAAAAAGCCTGTAAAGGCAAAGTCTGCACCTGCTAAAAAGCCTTCTTCTGCCAAGAAGAAGACTGCAAAAAAATCTAAGTAA
- a CDS encoding TIGR00266 family protein, with the protein MEYKIIGDAFPAVVCKLRAGEKMITQSGGMAWMSSGVSMETSAGGVGKALGRMFSGESLFLNKYTANTDGEISFASRFPGAIKAFEITSGSSLIAQKTAFLASTEGVDLSIHFQKKLGAGFFGGEGFIMQKLSGNGTVFLEIDGSAVEYTLGAGETMLLDTGYLAAMEETCKMEVEMIKGVKNILFGGEGLFNTKVTGPGKIIVQTMPIHAVAQSLIPFLPHGK; encoded by the coding sequence ATGGAGTACAAAATTATTGGAGATGCTTTTCCTGCCGTTGTTTGTAAACTTAGAGCAGGAGAAAAGATGATAACTCAATCAGGCGGAATGGCTTGGATGAGTTCCGGGGTTTCTATGGAAACATCTGCCGGAGGAGTCGGTAAAGCCCTCGGAAGGATGTTTTCGGGAGAAAGTTTATTTTTAAATAAATACACGGCAAATACCGATGGAGAAATCTCTTTTGCCTCAAGGTTCCCCGGTGCTATAAAAGCATTTGAAATCACTTCGGGCTCTTCCCTGATTGCACAAAAAACCGCTTTTTTAGCTTCAACTGAAGGTGTTGACCTTTCGATTCATTTTCAGAAAAAACTGGGAGCAGGCTTTTTCGGCGGTGAAGGTTTTATAATGCAAAAACTTTCAGGCAATGGAACGGTTTTTCTTGAAATTGACGGTTCTGCAGTAGAGTATACTTTGGGTGCCGGTGAAACAATGCTTTTGGATACGGGATATCTTGCAGCAATGGAAGAAACCTGTAAGATGGAAGTAGAGATGATAAAGGGTGTAAAAAATATCCTTTTCGGCGGAGAGGGATTATTTAACACGAAAGTTACCGGTCCTGGAAAAATAATTGTACAGACAATGCCTATTCATGCGGTTGCACAATCTTTGATTCCGTTTTTACCACATGGAAAATAA